One window of the Thermodesulfomicrobium sp. WS genome contains the following:
- a CDS encoding glycosyltransferase encodes MQVWPVPREDGALVDAVVEVAGKRWRMNGRRGPALEEDLLAAARPQEGEAVVFLGAGLGAGIAAALRMGLPVAVVDKETGLAEALGIRLPHEVLWCRQRDPQAVLAALTRWQMDLGGPPLVPIVHPLYARLDPAFYRTLAEHLTASRKACFWQRARAPRLGKDTPRILLVASAYFLHGELLSACARLGYAVRVVELPSQEVGRQEFVEAILQAVVEFRPHFALTVNHLGVDREGVLTDLLARLELPLASWFVDDPHLIIGLYQSAVSPWVALFTWDADTVEGLRAMGFAHVRYLPLGTDPTRFAPQGSARLDVAFVGNSMVHKTRTRQGILPRELTSCIPQVAQGFAQSPIRTVRAYMALHHPDIVAHMEALPTESQLALETAITWHATRDWRHACVRRLLPFHPHIVGDSGWRRLLPARGWHYHPEVSYYSELPQWYPQVRVNFNCTSLQMKGAVNQRVFDVPACGAFLLTDYRRQMEDLFTLGREVVCYGDPEEIGDLVRYYLAHDAQRQAVTQAARERVLAEHTYDVRLATLVSAMRQWYGT; translated from the coding sequence ATGCAGGTTTGGCCCGTGCCCAGGGAAGACGGCGCGCTCGTGGACGCCGTGGTGGAGGTGGCGGGCAAGCGCTGGCGCATGAACGGCCGCCGGGGACCGGCCCTGGAGGAAGATCTGTTGGCTGCGGCGCGGCCCCAGGAAGGCGAGGCCGTGGTCTTCTTGGGCGCGGGCCTGGGGGCGGGCATTGCCGCTGCCTTGCGCATGGGGCTGCCGGTGGCGGTGGTGGACAAGGAGACCGGGCTTGCCGAAGCCTTGGGTATCCGCCTTCCGCACGAGGTCTTGTGGTGCCGGCAGAGAGACCCCCAGGCCGTGCTCGCGGCCTTGACGCGCTGGCAGATGGACCTGGGAGGCCCGCCGCTGGTGCCCATCGTGCACCCGCTCTACGCCCGCCTGGATCCCGCCTTTTACCGCACCCTGGCCGAGCACCTGACCGCAAGCCGCAAGGCCTGCTTTTGGCAGCGCGCCCGGGCCCCGCGCCTCGGGAAAGACACACCGCGCATCCTTTTGGTGGCGAGCGCCTATTTTCTCCATGGGGAGCTGCTTTCCGCCTGCGCCCGCTTGGGGTACGCGGTGCGGGTGGTGGAGCTTCCCAGCCAAGAGGTGGGCAGGCAGGAGTTCGTGGAGGCCATCTTGCAGGCCGTAGTGGAGTTCCGGCCCCATTTCGCCCTCACCGTCAATCACTTGGGCGTGGACCGGGAAGGGGTGCTCACCGACCTCTTGGCCCGGCTGGAGCTCCCCCTGGCTTCGTGGTTCGTGGACGATCCGCACCTCATCATCGGGCTCTACCAGAGCGCGGTTTCGCCCTGGGTGGCCCTTTTTACCTGGGATGCGGACACGGTGGAGGGCCTGCGCGCCATGGGCTTTGCCCATGTGCGCTACCTGCCGCTGGGGACCGATCCCACCCGGTTTGCGCCCCAGGGCAGTGCCCGTCTCGACGTGGCCTTTGTGGGCAACTCCATGGTGCACAAGACCCGCACCCGTCAGGGGATCCTTCCCCGGGAGCTTACCTCCTGCATTCCTCAGGTGGCGCAAGGTTTTGCCCAAAGCCCCATCCGCACGGTGCGGGCCTATATGGCGCTCCACCATCCAGACATCGTGGCCCACATGGAGGCGCTGCCCACGGAAAGCCAGCTCGCCCTGGAGACCGCCATCACCTGGCATGCCACGCGCGACTGGCGGCATGCGTGTGTGCGCAGGCTTCTGCCCTTTCACCCCCACATCGTGGGGGACTCGGGGTGGCGGCGCCTGCTTCCGGCGCGCGGCTGGCACTACCATCCCGAGGTGAGTTACTATAGCGAGCTTCCCCAATGGTACCCGCAGGTACGGGTAAACTTCAACTGCACCAGTTTGCAGATGAAAGGGGCGGTGAACCAGCGGGTCTTCGATGTGCCGGCCTGCGGGGCCTTTCTGCTCACCGACTACCGCCGCCAGATGGAAGACCTGTTCACCTTGGGCCGGGAGGTGGTGTGCTACGGTGACCCGGAAGAAATTGGCGACTTGGTGCGCTATTATCTCGCCCACGACGCCCAGCGTCAGGCCGTCACCCAGGCCGCCCGCGAGCGGGTGCTTGCGGAACACACCTACGACGTGCGGCTTGCCACCTTGGTTTCCGCCATGCGGCAGTGGTATGGCACGTAG
- a CDS encoding glycosyltransferase family 9 protein — MAEPLVVLQMQRLGDVVLSFPLLLWLMRTFPGHPLWLRAEPQFAALAQGLMPSGVRLLGPADDAELRATPAHLVLHLGHAEAGAALAGAIVAQRVLGLVRRDGVLRIHGFWHRYRASLVHANRHNRFHWADLYALDVVPRERMAATRWDAPRRPLSDKIGLFLGASTAAKRPDAVFWAGVCGHLRRLGFAPVLLGGPAEKPLAEAVRGLVRRPVLDLCGAFSLERLAYFGQELALLITPDTGPMHVAAWTGLRVLNVSLGPVWPWDTGPYQPGHLVLQAACSCRGCWACTRKAEPCRSPMTPRQVAQVAAAAVQGAPWPCVRGLRLAQTGRDAQGLYLLEPQCGAEPCARELVSGYWRALWLAWGAGGDAAFCRAIRQRLWSAYPALARAIARESLRLVRWLSSTSPPTPLPWNSFVPALRPLASFLAVSLENEDFSPASLRHAAELVERHLACFAPEA; from the coding sequence ATGGCTGAGCCTCTCGTTGTCCTGCAGATGCAGCGCTTGGGGGATGTGGTCCTCTCCTTCCCCCTGCTTTTGTGGCTCATGCGCACTTTTCCCGGCCATCCGCTGTGGCTGCGCGCAGAGCCGCAATTTGCCGCCCTGGCGCAGGGGCTTATGCCTTCCGGGGTGCGGCTTTTGGGCCCTGCAGACGATGCCGAGCTGCGCGCCACCCCGGCGCATCTCGTGCTTCACCTGGGGCATGCCGAGGCTGGGGCGGCCTTGGCCGGCGCCATCGTTGCCCAGCGGGTGCTGGGGCTTGTGCGCCGCGACGGGGTGCTGCGCATCCACGGATTTTGGCACCGCTACCGGGCAAGCCTGGTGCACGCCAACCGCCATAACCGCTTCCATTGGGCCGACCTCTACGCCCTGGACGTCGTGCCCAGGGAGCGCATGGCGGCCACCCGCTGGGATGCGCCGCGCCGTCCCCTTTCGGACAAGATCGGCCTGTTTCTCGGGGCGAGCACTGCGGCCAAGCGGCCGGATGCCGTCTTTTGGGCCGGGGTCTGCGGTCATCTGCGGCGTTTGGGTTTTGCCCCGGTGCTTTTGGGCGGCCCGGCGGAAAAACCCCTGGCCGAGGCGGTGCGCGGGCTGGTGCGCCGGCCGGTGCTCGATCTCTGCGGCGCCTTCAGCCTGGAGCGCCTGGCCTACTTCGGGCAGGAGCTGGCGCTGCTCATCACCCCGGATACCGGCCCCATGCACGTGGCGGCCTGGACCGGGCTGCGGGTCCTCAATGTGAGTTTGGGGCCGGTGTGGCCGTGGGACACCGGACCGTACCAGCCGGGGCACCTGGTGCTGCAGGCCGCCTGTTCGTGCCGCGGGTGCTGGGCGTGCACGCGGAAGGCCGAGCCCTGCCGCTCTCCCATGACCCCGCGTCAGGTGGCCCAGGTGGCTGCGGCTGCGGTGCAGGGCGCGCCGTGGCCATGTGTGCGGGGGCTGCGGCTTGCCCAAACGGGCCGGGACGCCCAGGGGCTGTACCTCCTGGAGCCGCAATGCGGCGCCGAGCCCTGCGCCCGGGAGCTTGTGTCCGGCTATTGGCGCGCCCTGTGGCTTGCCTGGGGCGCTGGGGGCGATGCGGCCTTTTGCCGCGCCATCCGCCAGCGGTTGTGGAGCGCCTATCCTGCCCTTGCCCGGGCCATTGCCCGCGAGAGCCTGCGCCTGGTGCGCTGGCTCTCCAGCACTTCGCCGCCCACCCCGCTTCCGTGGAACTCCTTTGTCCCCGCCCTGCGTCCTCTGGCAAGTTTCCTGGCCGTGAGCCTCGAAAACGAAGATTTTTCGCCAGCAAGCC